Proteins from a genomic interval of Spea bombifrons isolate aSpeBom1 chromosome 4, aSpeBom1.2.pri, whole genome shotgun sequence:
- the ITGA11 gene encoding integrin alpha-11 yields MDICRGLFTAWALCLLPGLSNAFNIDHKKPKIIPGSKEAFFGYTIQQHQIANKKWLVVGAPFEMNGAQRTGDIYKCSVTNDTTSDCTKLGIGRVTLSNVSERKDNMRLGMSLITNPKDNSFVACSPLWSHECGSSYYTTGMCSRVNSNFRFSRIVAPALQRCPTFMDIVIVLDGSNSIYPWVEVQSFLISILQKFYVGPGQIQVGVLQYGEDVVHEFHLNDFRSVNEVVEAAKRIEQRGGTETRTALGIEKARSEAFQHGGRKGAKKVMIVITDGESHDSPDLDRVIESSERDNITRYAVAVLGYYNRRGINPEAFLNEIKFIASDPDDKHFFNVTDEAALKDIVDALGERIFSLEGGTSKNETSFGLEMSQAGFSLHAVEDGIIVGAVGAYDWNGAVLKETSGGKVIPRRESYLKEFPDELKNHAAYLGYTVTSVMTSQHGRLYVAGAPRFNHTGKVILFSMHGMDNLIIHQALRGEQIGSYFGGVVDSVDVDGDGITDVLLVGAPMFFSDGRERGRVYMYGLKEKRLTPDGVLRDWDSSQNSRFGSSIAAVPDLNQDSYNDVVIGAPLEDDNKGAIYIFHGMKKSILKRHKQRIAAAELAPGLAYFGSSIHGEMDMNDDGLVDLAVGSMGNAVLLWARSVVQINATIYFEPPKINIFNKECHRNGREATCMAAFVCFAPFFKAAQFQGQAVAIKYNVTIDERRYTPRAVIDDIGGDKHFVKTIRATSGHSQCQQLNFHVLDTADYVKPITFSLEYELAFSDSGPVLQEDWPTSLKASVAFWNGCNQDEHCVSDLVLDVKHDIPTALEFCQRSLRKPPPDCTAFIHSFDNSVFIIQRSKRRIALEVLLENRGENAYSTVLNISCSQNLQFASLVPKEESDVKIECKTDEQIPHTKLCNVSYPFFRAKAKVMFRLDFEFSKSLFLPSLQIYLSANSDSEELEDTRSDNEVLLDFNLKYESDLMFTRHSTLDQYEITSDRSKDPYNAIGPPFNCTFMIQNLGFFSEYVNIEISVPVATRGGNRLLFLKDLISDQNAACSIRGNGTDYRRKPSKEDLSHIPQLNKSNSDIVSIECNLNLASNHEVTFTVHGQLWRKSFRALNFRSVKLVMSATLNRQFHSPFIYPEEDPTRQITFDISKQEEWDVPIWIIISSTLGGLLLLALLVLILWKLGFFKRSHPEREEEDKVLE; encoded by the exons GCAGGGTGACGCTGTCCAATGTATCAGAAAGGAAGGATAACATGCGCTTGGGAATGAGTTTAATCACAAACCCTAAGGACAATAGCTTTGTG GCTTGCAGCCCTCTCTGGTCCCATGAATGTGGAAGCTCTTATTACACCACAGGAATGTGCTCCAGAGTCAACTCCAACTTCCGCTTCTCTAGAATAGTGGCCCCGGCTCTGCAGA GATGCCCAACTTTTATGGATATTGTCATTGTGCTGGATGGGTCCAACAGTATCTACCCTTGGGTGGAGGTTCAGAGTTTCCTCATCAGCATCTTACAGAAATTCTATGTCGGCCCCGGGCAGATACAG GTTGGAGTGCTGCAGTATGGAGAGGATGTGGTACATGAGTTCCATCTCAACGACTTTCGCTCAGTGAatgaagtggtagaggcagcAAAACGCATTGAGCAAAGAGGGGGTACTGAAACACGTACCGCTCTGGGAATCGAGAAAGCACG CTCAGAGGCTTTCCAGCATGGTGGAAGAAAAGGAGCCAAGAAAGTGATGATTGTTATTACAGATGGAGAGTCACACGACAGCCCAGACTTGGACAGAGTGATAGAGAGCAGTGAAAGGGACAACATCACACGCTATGCAGTGGCG GTTCTGGGTTATTACAACAGACGAGGGATTAATCCTGAAGCTTTCTTGAATGAAATAAAGTTCATTGCCAGTGACCCTGATgacaagcatttttttaatgtaacagaTGAGGCTGCGCTGAAAGACATTGTGGATGCACTTGGGGAAAGGATATTTAGCCTTGAAGGAG GAACAAGTAAGAATGAGACATCCTTTGGATTGGAGATGTCACAGGCTGGTTTCTCACTGCATGCGGTGGAG GATGGGATAATAGTAGGTGCCGTAGGAGCATATGACTGGAATGGAGCTGTTCTTAAGGAGACCAGCGGTGGAAAAGTAATACCACGGAGGGAGTCTTACCTGAAAGAGTTCCCTGATGAGCTGAAGAACCACGCAGCTTACCTTG GTTACACGGTCACCTCCGTGATGACATCCCAGCATGGCAGGCTCTATGTCGCTGGGGCTCCACGGTTCAACCATACAGGGAAAGTGATTCTCTTCAGCATGCACGGCATGGACAACCTGATTATCCACCAAGCATTACGGGGAGAGCAG ATTGGATCATATTTTGGTGGTGTAGTGGACTCGGTGGATGTAGATGGTGATGGAATAACAGATGTATTGTTGGTTGGCGCGCCAATGTTCTTCAGTGATGGACGAGAGAGGGGCCGGGTATATATGTATGGTCTGAAAGAG AAACGGCTTACCCCAGATGGAGTCTTGCGAGACTGGGATAGCTCCCAGAACTCACGTTTTGGATCATCCATTGCTGCTGTGCCCGATCTCAACCAAGACTCATACAATGATGTCGTGATTGGGGCGCCTTTAGAAGATGACAACAAGGGAGcgatatatattttccatggtATGAAAAAGAGCATTCTGAAGAGACATAAACAG CGCATCGCTGCCGCAGAGCTGGCCCCTGGACTGGCCTACTTTGGCAGCAGCATCCATGGAGAGATGGATATGAATGATGATGGACTGGTGGACCTAGCAGTGGGATCCATGGGGAATGCTGTGTTGTTGTG gGCACGCAGCGTGGTACAGATAAATGCCACTATCTATTTTGAGCCACCAAAGATAAACATCTTCAACAAGGAGTGCCACCGGAATGGGAGAGAAGCTACGTGTATGGCAGCCTTTGTCTGCTTTGCCCCTTTTTTTAAAGCAGCCCAGTTCCAGGGTCAGGCTGTAG CCATTAAGTACAACGTGACCATAGATGAAAGAAGGTACACACCACGGGCTGTGATTGATGACATTGGAGGAGATAAACACTTTGTGAAAACCATCAGAGCCACCAGTGGGCATAGTCAGTGCCAACAGCTGAACTTCCATGTTCTG GACACAGCGGACTATGTGAAACCTATCACTTTTTCACTGGAATATGAACTGGCATTTTCAGACTCAGGTCCGGTGCTACAAGAAGATTGGCCAACATCCCTGAAAGCCTCT GTCGCATTCTGGAATGGTTGTAACCAAGATGAACACTGTGTATCTGATCTTGTACTGGATGTGAAGCATGATATCCCCACTGCATT GGAGTTCTGTCAGCGCTCTCTCAGGAAACCCCCACCGGATTGCACGGCGTTCATCCACTCTTTCGACAACTCTGTCTTTATTATTCAGAGGAGCAAGCGGCGGATAGCATTGGAGGTGCTGTTAGAAAATAGAGGGGAGAATGCATACAGCACCGTGCTCAACATTTCCTGCTCACAGAATCTGCAGTTTGCCAGCTTGGTCCCCAAG GAGGAATCAGACGTGAAAATCGAATGTAAGACAGATGAGCAGATTCCGCACACCAAGCTCTGTAATGTGAGCTATCCCTTCTTTAGAGCCAAAGCCAAG GTGATGTTCCGGCTGGACTTTGAATTTAGCAAATCCCTCTTCCTCCCATCCCTGCAAATCTACCTCTCGGCAAACAG TGACAGTGAAGAGCTAGAAGACACACGGTCTGACAATGAAGTTCTCCTGGATTTCAACCTGAAGTACGAATCGGATCTTATGTTCACCAG GCATTCTACACTGGATCAATATGAAATTACCTCTGATCGATCAAAGGATCCTTATAATGCTATTGGACCTCCTTTCAACTGCACCTTTATG ATCCAGAATTTAGGCTTCTTTTCTGAATATGTCAACATTGAGATCTCAGTCCCTGTGGCTACCCGTGGCGGGAACCGTCTGCTCTTCTTAAAGGACCTAATAAGTGACCAG AATGCAGCCTGCAGCATTAGGGGGAACGGCACTGATTACCGAAGGAAACCATCTAAAGAAGATTTAAGTCACATCCCTCAGCTG AACAAGAGTAACTCAGATATTGTGTCCATTGAATGCAACCTGAATTTGGCATCAAACCATGAGGTCACATTCACCGTGCACGGGCAGCTGTGGAGGAAATCGTTCCGGGCG TTGAATTTCCGTTCGGTGAAACTGGTTATGTCTGCAACATTAAACCGCCAATTCCACAGTCCTTTTATTTACCCCGAGGAAGATCCTACTCGACAG aTCACATTTGACATCTCCAAGCAGGAGGAATGGGATGTCCCCATATGGATTATAATCAGCAGCACATTAGGAGGACTCCTACTCCTGGCACTCTTGGTTCTGATTCTTTGGAAG CTGGGATTCTTT